CAAAGCCGATGGCAGAAACGCTCATGATCGCGATGGCCGTGACCAGCCCGCCGGTGGCGATCGGTCGCAGCAACTCATGCCGCCCCTCGCCCACCGCTTTGCCCACCCGCATACCCACCGCCATCGAAATCCCCAGCGGGAACATGAACATGAACGCGGCGCAACTGAGCGCGATCTGATGCGCCGCCAATGCCTCCGCTCCGATCCAGCCCATCATCAGCGCCGCCATCATAAACGCACCGACCTCGAAAAACAGCATCACCGCCGCCGGCACTCCGATCACCAGCATTTCGCGAAACCGGCGCGCCTGCAGTCCGCGCCACCAGGTATCCGGCCACGCACTACGGAAGCCCGTCGCCCGGCGCAGCCACAAGATGATCGCGACGACCACGATCACTCGCGATGCCAGCGTGGCCCAACCCGCGCCCGCCAATCCCAGCGCGGGAGCCCCCCAGTGGCCATAAATCAGCACCCAGTTCAGCACGACGTTGAGCGCCACGCCGCCGAGCATGATAAACATCGGCACCCACGGACGCCCCAACGCCTCCGCAAATTGCCGGAACACCTGAAACACCAAAGTCGGCAGGATCGACGCGGTGATCAGCACGTAGAACGGGTTGACCGCCGCGAGCACTTCGGGCGGCTGGCCGAGCCGGTGAAACCACCCCATCAGCCCGAGCATCAGCGCGAATTCCACGAGTCCCGCGATCACGCCCAACGCCACGCCGTGCTGAAGCCAGCGTGCGCCCGCCTGATCGTCGCTCGCCCCGTGCTCGCGCGAAACCAGCACCGCGACCGGCAGCAACAACCCCAAGCCGACCACAAAAAATACCGAAAACACGCCGCTCGCAAAAGCCGACGCAGCCAATGGCACGGCTCCGAGGCGGCCGATCATCACGCTGTCGGTCACGCCCATGAGCATCTGGCTCACCTGTCCCACGATGATGGGCAGTGCGAGGCGCAGAGTGGCTCGGGCTTCTCGGAAATACACGGACATGCGGATAAATCCTATTCCTGCCCACCCAAGTCAAAGACCCAATGACGCCACCTTTCCTTGAGCCGTTTTTGGCCAAGCCAACTTGTAACTTATTAAGTTACAAATATGCATTTCTCGTTACTAATAAATTGTTTATTTAGTGATAAAATCACGATCTGAAGCGTCCCGATAGGATCGGCTGATCTCAGATCAAAGCGGGGGGCCTTCTTTCAGTCAGAGGGCTCGTTACGACAATCGGGTTGCGACGGGAACTCTGGCTACGCAGCGTCAGTCCCATCGTTTATCAACTTATGCACACTTCCCTGCGCTCCGCTTTGATCATTGGCAGTCTCGTTGGAATGACCGGCTTCATGTCGGGTTGCTCCACCACGGACGGCAAGTCCGCCACCAATCCGCGTCAGCCCGGTCCAGCCATCGGCCAGGGCGTGGGCGCGGTGGTCGG
This window of the Rariglobus hedericola genome carries:
- a CDS encoding MATE family efflux transporter; the protein is MSVYFREARATLRLALPIIVGQVSQMLMGVTDSVMIGRLGAVPLAASAFASGVFSVFFVVGLGLLLPVAVLVSREHGASDDQAGARWLQHGVALGVIAGLVEFALMLGLMGWFHRLGQPPEVLAAVNPFYVLITASILPTLVFQVFRQFAEALGRPWVPMFIMLGGVALNVVLNWVLIYGHWGAPALGLAGAGWATLASRVIVVVAIILWLRRATGFRSAWPDTWWRGLQARRFREMLVIGVPAAVMLFFEVGAFMMAALMMGWIGAEALAAHQIALSCAAFMFMFPLGISMAVGMRVGKAVGEGRHELLRPIATGGLVTAIAIMSVSAIGFAVFGPWLAGGFVNDPGVVALAAKLLVVAAIFQLFDGAQVIGSGALRGLADVRVPATISFIAYWLLAIPGGYLLGLHTSLGAVGIWVGLAVGLAIAAVLLAARFLRLTK